A region from the Deltaproteobacteria bacterium genome encodes:
- a CDS encoding dicarboxylate/amino acid:cation symporter, translating to MKNVKSHWLVLSGILFGILVGSVINLQHIDNVREAILGPNYLPTDLHANAKQINDALVASVKGSFLGAALDGIGRIFLSLLKMVVIPLVFFSIVCGICSMGGGSALGRIGLKTIGWYVCTSIMAIVTGLVTVNLLTPGEGTNIMIPTQGREAHPPDGFWDVVVNMVPTNVIESAAKFDMFGVIVFAILFGIFLTQIDEKHRAIMIGFVEGAADVMMKMTMWVISLAPVGIAGLVGFTVATSGPQIFLSLIGFILTVAAALGFHFIVSLPALCWVLTKRNPYVFMRAMSPALLTGFSTASSSGTLGVTIETANDEAGISNKVSSFVLPLGATVNMDGTALFECVTVLFIAQIHAATHPEFAPLTLQAQIMVVFLALAVSIGAAGIPHAGLVMMVIILNAVNLPLEYTALIWAVDRVLDMARTMTNIWSDSCGALVIAHSENAIDDSVLFDPASKA from the coding sequence ATGAAGAACGTAAAATCGCATTGGTTGGTACTCTCAGGAATCCTCTTTGGTATTCTCGTAGGCTCGGTCATTAACCTTCAGCATATCGATAATGTGAGGGAGGCCATCTTAGGCCCCAACTACCTACCCACTGACCTTCACGCAAATGCAAAGCAAATCAACGATGCCCTCGTGGCCTCGGTCAAAGGCAGCTTCTTAGGAGCAGCCTTAGATGGTATTGGCCGAATATTTCTAAGCTTGCTGAAAATGGTTGTCATCCCTCTCGTCTTCTTCTCCATCGTTTGCGGGATCTGTTCCATGGGCGGCGGAAGCGCTTTGGGCCGAATCGGACTCAAAACAATCGGCTGGTACGTATGCACCAGCATCATGGCTATCGTTACTGGCTTGGTCACCGTGAACCTTCTCACACCCGGTGAGGGAACCAATATTATGATTCCCACGCAAGGCCGTGAAGCTCATCCACCTGATGGCTTCTGGGATGTTGTGGTGAACATGGTTCCCACCAATGTCATTGAGTCAGCCGCTAAATTCGACATGTTCGGGGTTATCGTCTTTGCGATTCTCTTCGGCATCTTTCTGACACAAATCGATGAAAAGCACCGTGCTATTATGATTGGCTTCGTAGAGGGAGCCGCCGACGTCATGATGAAAATGACCATGTGGGTCATCTCTCTGGCGCCCGTTGGCATAGCAGGACTTGTCGGGTTTACGGTAGCTACCAGCGGACCTCAGATTTTCCTAAGCTTGATTGGGTTCATCCTCACCGTAGCTGCGGCACTTGGCTTTCATTTTATAGTGAGTCTTCCCGCCTTGTGCTGGGTGCTCACCAAGCGAAACCCATATGTGTTCATGAGAGCAATGAGCCCCGCCCTACTCACCGGTTTTTCAACCGCATCGAGTTCCGGCACGTTAGGCGTCACCATTGAAACTGCCAACGACGAAGCCGGTATTTCAAACAAAGTAAGCAGTTTTGTACTGCCTCTTGGCGCCACGGTAAACATGGATGGCACAGCGCTTTTTGAGTGTGTGACCGTTTTATTTATTGCTCAAATCCACGCTGCCACCCACCCTGAATTCGCACCGCTGACGCTGCAAGCGCAAATCATGGTCGTCTTCTTAGCCTTGGCTGTAAGCATTGGAGCCGCAGGGATTCCTCATGCCGGGCTCGTCATGATGGTGATCATCCTCAATGCCGTTAATCTCCCTCTCGAATACACTGCTTTGATTTGGGCTGTAGACCGCGTACTCGACATGGCTCGTACCATGACCAATATCTGGAGCGATTCCTGCGGGGCTTTAGTGATTGCTCACTCTGAAAATGCTATCGACGACTCTGTGTTGTTTGATCCCGCCAGCAAGGCTTAA
- the trxB gene encoding thioredoxin-disulfide reductase yields the protein MADVENVIIIGSGPAGHTAAVYTARADLKPLMFEGFSAGGIPGGQLMTTTEVENYPGFPDGVSGPEMMMAFKAQSERFGTRSLMQDVQEVDLSQRPFRLKSDGVEYLAKSLIIATGASAKYIGLDSEQRLMNKGVSACATCDGALPMFRDKPLVVVGGGDTAMEEALFLSRFASKVTLVHRREVFRASKIMLERVEKHEKIEIVTNAKVIEVLGESEVTGVRLEDTVNGEKRDLEVTGLFVAIGHQPNTQVFGEQLDKDERGYLVTQADSSYTNVEGVFACGDVQDHVYRQAVTAAGSGCMAAIDTERWLESQGEG from the coding sequence ATGGCAGATGTAGAAAACGTCATTATCATTGGGTCCGGCCCTGCCGGTCATACAGCAGCTGTTTATACGGCGCGGGCTGACTTAAAGCCCTTAATGTTCGAAGGCTTCAGTGCCGGTGGTATCCCTGGTGGTCAGTTGATGACGACCACGGAAGTTGAAAACTACCCAGGTTTTCCCGATGGAGTGAGTGGTCCGGAAATGATGATGGCCTTCAAGGCTCAGTCGGAACGGTTTGGAACGCGTTCGTTGATGCAAGACGTACAAGAAGTCGATCTTTCACAGCGCCCGTTTCGCTTGAAGAGCGATGGCGTTGAGTATTTGGCAAAATCCCTGATCATCGCGACGGGTGCTTCAGCGAAATACATCGGCCTCGACAGTGAGCAGCGCTTGATGAACAAAGGCGTTTCGGCCTGTGCAACATGCGACGGTGCTTTGCCTATGTTCCGCGATAAGCCACTCGTTGTGGTTGGCGGCGGTGACACGGCTATGGAAGAGGCTCTCTTTCTCTCGCGTTTTGCGAGCAAAGTGACACTTGTCCACCGTCGTGAAGTCTTTCGTGCATCGAAAATCATGCTTGAGCGTGTTGAAAAGCATGAAAAAATCGAAATTGTTACGAATGCTAAAGTGATTGAGGTGTTGGGCGAGAGTGAAGTTACCGGAGTGCGTCTCGAAGATACCGTCAACGGCGAAAAGCGGGACCTCGAAGTGACAGGCCTGTTCGTAGCTATTGGACACCAACCCAATACTCAGGTTTTCGGTGAGCAGCTCGATAAAGACGAGCGCGGCTATCTCGTGACCCAAGCAGACTCATCTTACACCAACGTAGAAGGCGTCTTTGCCTGCGGCGATGTGCAAGATCACGTGTATCGTCAGGCAGTTACAGCGGCAGGCTCTGGTTGTATGGCAGCCATTGATACCGAGCGATGGCTCGAAAGCCAGGGCGAAGGTTAA